The following is a genomic window from Geobacillus subterraneus.
CGGGGAAATTGTCGATATCGCCAACAACATCGACGATGAAGTCGATGTCATCTTCGCCGGTCATAACCATGCCTATTTAAATGCAGTGGTGGACGGCAAACTGCTCGTTCAATCGTATTCGTACGGCACGGCGTTTTCTGATGTCGATTTGAAAATCGACCCGCGTACGAAAGACGTCGTCGCCAAAAAAGCGGAGATCGTGACGACCTATCATGACGGCATCACTCCGGACCCGGAAATCCGTGCCCTCGTCGAAAAATATGAAGCGAAAGTGGCGCCGCTTGTCAATCAAGTCGTCGGCACAGCAGCCGAAACGATCAACGATGAACAAAACGAAAGCGGCGAGTCGGCCTTGGGCAATTTGATCGCCGATGCCCAGCGGGCGACGATGAACACCGATTTTGCCTTTATGAATCCGGGCGGCATCCGCGCGGATATCGAACAAGGCGAGGTAACGTGGGGAGAGTTGTACAGCGTTCAGCCGTTCAACAACCAGCTCGTGAAAATGACGCTCACCGGCGCGCAAATCCGCCAGCTTTTGAACCAGCAATGGCAGCCGGCACAAACGCGCATGCTGCAAATTTCCGGCCTCCGCTATACATGGGACGACCGCAAGCCGGCGGGGAAAAAAGTCGTCGATATTCAGCTTCCTGACGGCACACCGCTGAACCCGGACGGCGAGTACACGGTGACGGTCAACAGCTTCCTGGCTGATGGCGGCGATGGGTTCACGGTGCTGACGCAAGGGACAAACCGCGAAGTAGGGCCGGTCGATTTGGATGCTCTCGTCTCGTACATTCGCGGCCTTGAGCAGCCGTTCTCGGCGCGGATTGAGGGGCGGATTAACCGCCTTCCGTAACACGTGTTGACTAAAGGCGAACGGTCGCCAAGCGAATGAAGAAGGTGTCCCCCAAAGGCCCGGGGACACCTTTTCTTCGCTACAAATGGCGGGGTTGCTGCCGCTTGTGCTCGGACGACCGAAAACAGATCGTTCTAGCGAGCGTTTCTACAGCTTAAGATGCTTTTTGCTCGAATAGCTTGATGATCTCGACGATCACTTCGGCCGCTTTCACCATATTGTCGGCGGAAATGTACTCGTAGCGGCCGTGGAAGTTTTCGCCGCCAGCGAAAATGTTCGGCGTCGGCAGTCCCATATAGGACAGCTGTGACCCGTCTGTGCCGCCGCGGATCGGTTTCACCTTCGGCTCGATGCCCAAGTTCGTCATCGCTTCATGGGCGATGTCGACGATATGGCGCACCGGTTCGATTTTTTCGCGCATGTTGTAATATTGGTCATTGAGTTCAATAGAAATTCGGTTGCTGCCGTATTTTTGCGCAAGCGAGGAAGCGATGTCTTTCATGTTCGTCTTGCGCGCTTCAAATGACTCGCGGTCAAAATCGCGGATAATGTAATGAAGCTTCGTTTCCTCCACGTTGCCTTGGAAGGAAAGCAAGTGGTAAAACCCTTCATATCCTTCTGTATGTTCAGGCGCTTCGTTCGCTGGCAGCTGTTGCTGGAACTCCATGGCGATTTTGATCGAGTTGATCATTTTTCCTTTCGCCGTACCCGGATGGACGTTTTTGCCTTTGATCGTGATTTTTGCTTCCGCCGCGTTGAAACTTTCGTATTCCAATTCGCCGAGCGGCCCGCCATCGACCGTGTAGGCAAATTGGGCGCCGAATTTGGCGACGTCAAACTTGTGCGGCCCGCGGCCGATTTCTTCATCCGGTGTAAAGGCGACGCGCACTTTGCCGTGTTTGATGTCCGGGTGTTGAATGAGGTAGTGCATCGCCGTCATAATTTCTGCGATCCCTGCTTTATCGTCGGCGCCCAATAGCGTCGTCCCGTCCGTCGTAATGAGCGTATGCCCTTTGTAGTGGGCAAGCTCCGGGAAATCGTTTGGCGACAAAATGATGCCTTGTTCTTTGTTTAACACGATGTCGCCGCCGTCGTACGAGTCAATCAATTGCGGGTTGACGTTGGCCCCGGTAAATTCCGGCGCAGTGTCCATATGAGCCAAAAAACCGATCACTGGCACGTTTTTGTCCGTATTGGCCGGCAACGTCGCCATCACGTAGCCGTTTTCGTCGACCGTCACTTCTTCCATCCCGATCGCTTTCAGTTCCTCGACTAACATGTTCGCCAACTCCCATTGTCCTTGAGTCGACGGGCACGTATCGCTTTCTGGATCGGATTGAGTGTTGACTTTGACGTATCGGGTGAAGCGTTCAATGAGTTCTTGTTTCAAGGTCAATCCCCCTTTTTATGTACAAATTTGAACAACAGATCAACCATTCCTCCGTTCGAGAGGAAACGCAGGCGGTGTTTTCCATTTCATTCTATCACACGTAGCCTAAACGGTAAAAAAGAAGGCACAGCTTTGCGAGGACAGCCGGGGAGCGCAAGGCGAGGGCATTCCCCGTTTATCGGCGCATTCGACACAAAAAGCGGTTCACTGTTAGAAGAACCGCTTCCGTGTTTTTGTCTCCGGCCTTTCACATGTCACATTTTTGGCGCACGCTGCTTGTTTTTTTCGCTTTCTGCCTGTTTTCGGGCGGCAAGACTCCCCGGTGTGGCTTTCGTTTCAAGATTGTTCAAGCTTTCTTTTGTTTTGTTGTCCATCGTCTTTGACCTCCTTGCCATATTTATGAAGTGGATATCGGGACGAATCATTGGTATGATCCGCCATTTTCCGACTATAGTGTTTGCTCGTTTCCCGCTATTATGCGCAAAAGCCGATGGGCTGCATATGTCAATGTGCGGTATAATGAGAAGGGCGGGTCAACCTTGCGAAAGCCGCACTTGGCCGTCCAGAACGGACAAAGTAGACGGAAAGGGGGAGGGCAAACGATGTCATTTAGTTACGTATCCCATCTTTATTGCCCGAAATGCGAACATACATATGATGTCGATCACGTGCATCAGCTTTGCGAATGCGGTTCGCCGCTTTTGGTCGCCTATGATCTGGAGGCGATGCGCCAAGAAGTGGTGAGGGAAGCGCTCAAGGAACGCGAACCGAGCTTATGGCGGTATCATGAGCTATTGCCGGTGAAACGCCCTGAACATATCGTCTCTTTAGGGGAAGGAATGACGCCGCTCGTGCCGATGCCGCGCCTTGGCCGGAACATCGGCATTGACTCGCTCTATATGAAAGACGAAGGAGTCATTCCGACAGGAACGTTTAAAGCGCGTGGAGCGGCGGTCGGCGTTTCTAAGGCAAAAGAATTAGGGGTCAAACAGCTTGCCATGCCGACAAACGGCAACGCAGGGGCGGCGTGGTCGCTTTATGCCTCTCGGGCGGGCATTCGCGCGACGGTGGTCATGCCGGTCGATGCGCCGGAATTGACGCGCAAAGAATGCGCCATCGCAGGAGCGGAATTGTATTTCGTCAACGGTTTGATCAGCGATGCCGGGCAAATCGTGGCGAAAGCGATCCGCGAATGCGGCTGGTACGATGCTTCTACATTAAAAGAACCGTACCGGATTGAAGGAAAGAAAACGATGGGGCTTGAGATCGCCGAGCAGTTCTCCTGGCAGCTTCCGGATGTCATTTTGTACCCGACTGGAGGCGGCGTCGGGCTCATCGGCATTTACAAGGCAATCAAAGAACTGCAGGCGCTTGGCTGGGTGAGCGGCAAGATGCCGCGTCTTGTCGCCGTGCAAGCCGAGCATTGCGCGCCGATCGTGAAGGCGTGGAACGAGAAAAAGCGCGAATCGGAGTTTTGGCCGAATTCCCATACGGTGGCGTTTGGCATTAACGTCCCGAAAGCGCTCGGCGATTTCCTTGTGCTTGAGGCGGTGTATGAAACGGACGGCTGCGCCATTGCGATCAGCGATAAGGACATTTTGGCGGAACAGCGGGCGGTGGCGAATTTGGAAGGGGCGTTCATTTGTCCGGAAGGGGCGGCGGCGTTCGCGGCGGCCCGCAAGCTGCGCGGGAGCGGCTGGATTCGCGACGGGGAGACGGTCGTCGTACTCAACACGGGGACGGGATTGAAATACGCCGATTTGATTCAAGTCGCCCCGCCGGTGCTCGAGCGGGGGGATGAGCTGCCAAGGAGCGGACGATAACGGAAATATGGCACTGAAAAACGAGGGTTCTTGACCAAAGAGCCCTCGTTTTTGTTTAGTCCGTTCAGAAAAGCAGTAAGGCGATGCCGAGTGGTTACCAAAAGCGGAATCGCGCCGTCGATTCGGCGAACCGTTCTTCTTTAAACGGATTGGCGGTCATCGAATACCCGCGTTCTTCCCAATAGCCCGGTTCGTCTTCTTTCATAAAGCGGATGCCTGACGCCCATTTCGCTCCTTTCCATAAGTAAAATGTTGCTGGTGGAATAAAGCGGAGCGGGTAGCCGTGTTTGGGCGAAATGTCTTGCCAATCGTGATGGTTGTCTTTCCACCGATAGACAAACAGCGCATCGTCGCTCATTAACGCGTCAAGCGGCAAGTTCGCGGAATAGCCAAACCGGTCGCCGTTTAAGTAGCCGTAAATTTTCACGTACTTCACATCGGGCTCTAATTCGACAAAGCGCAAAAATTCGCGGAAGGCAATGCCTTCAAACGTCGTATCAAATTTCGACCATGTCGTGACGCAATGCATATCGACGGTGGAAATCGTTTTGGACAGCGCCATCACTTCTTGATAGGAGAAGGAGACCTCCTTTTTGACCTCGCCGAACAATCGAAATTCCCATGTCGCCTCATCAAATTTGTACACGTCCCCTTCATGCAAAATCGGCCATTTTTCCGTCTCAAACTGGCCGGGAGGAAGTTGTTTTGTCATGGTGTGCACTCCTTTGGAATGAATGTTTTCTTGTATTTAATGATACGAAAGGAAAGGGAGAGGATGCAACGAGAGAAAGGGAAGAAGCGGAACTCGAAACAACATCCCCATGTGATCAAACGATCGTTCATTCGCCCGCAAGAATAATTTTTTCCTTTCATGCACACCGTATCCAATAGGACCTTCATCATGGAAAATGGAAGAGATAGGAGCGTGATGCCGATGGCCGTACAAAGCGAACGGCGATGGATCCTTTTTGCGCTTGGCGTCATCGCCCTTTATGTGTCCCCGCTGTTTATCCTTGGCGAGAATGCGCACATTCGCGTTCACGATAATTTGGATTCCAACATCGCCTGGTATAAAGTGCTCGCTGAAAGCGGGCAAATCACCGGGCCGCTTGATGCGAACATTCCGCAAATCGCTAACGGCGAATTGTCGAGAAACGCCCTTGGCTCGGAGTTGACCGGCATCGTCTGGCTACATGCTCTGTTTCCCACGATGACCGCCTATGCGCTCAGCCAGACGATCACAAGGGTGGTGGCGTTTTTAGGCATGTATTTGTTGTTGAAAACGCATTTCCTGCCTGAGCCGCGGTGGATGGCTGTTCGCATCGGCGTGGCGCTCGCCTTTGCGCTGACGCTGTTTTGGCCGTCAGGGATGTTAAGCACGCTCGGCATGCCGCTTGCGCTTTGGGCGTTTTTGAACATCCGGAAGGGAGAGCGGTCGTGGAAAAATTACGCCGTGCTGACGCTTCTTCCGTTTTATTCGAGTTTTGTGCTCGGTTTCTTTTTCTTTCTTGCCGCTATGGGCGCGCTTTGGCTTTTGGATGTGCTGCGCGGAAAGGGGTGGAACATCCATTTTTTCCTTTCCATCGCGTATATGACGCTGCTTTATTTGCTGGTCGAGTACCGGCTTGCGTACTCATTTTTATGGGAGGATGAGCCGACGAGCCGGGATGAGTACTTCCACGCGCGCCTGACGTTTTGGCATTGTGTCCGTTTAACATGGAAAAACTTTCTTCTCGGCCATCATCACGTCATGACCGAGCACACGTTTTTTATTTTACCGGTCTGGTTCATCGCGTTGTTCCTCATTTACGCTAACCAACGATGGAAAGAGGAACGGGTGTTTCTTTTCTTGTTTGGGCTGAATTTCGCGCTGTCGGCATGGTACGCCTTTTGGTTTTATAAAGGGTGGCTGCCGCTGACCGAGCGATTTCATTTTTTAGATACGTTTAACTTCGCCCGCTTCCATTTTTTGCGTCCGCTCATCATTTATGTGCAGTTTGCGCTGGCGTTGAAAATCATGTGGCAATCGAGCGAAAAGGGGAAAACGTGGGCGAAACGGTTGTTAGCGGCGCAAATCATTCTTGTGTTTTTGATTAACGAGGAACTCGTCTTCCGTTATGAACCGACGGTGAAACAATTTTATGCGGAAGAACAGTTTCAACAAATCAAACAATACATCGGGCTTCCCGTATCCGAGTACCGCGTCGTCAGCATCGGCCTTCATCCGGCCATCGCCCAATACAACGGGTTTTACACGCTTGATACGTACAACAACTTTTACCCGTTGTCATACAAATACGAGTTCCGCAAAATCATTGAACGTGAACTGGCGAAAAGTAAAACGATCCGCACGTATTTTGATGAGTGGGGCGGGCGCTGCTACATCTTTACGTCAGAACTCGGGAAACGGTATATGTTTACAAAACAGTCGAAAAAACGGCTGAAAAACTTGCAGTTAAATACGAGGCAGTTAAAAAAAATGGGCGGTCGCTATCTTTTCTCGGCTGTTCCGATTGACAATGCGGCTGAAAACAGGCTTGTACTCGAAAAAGTATTCACTTCCGATGAATCGGCATGGACGATTTATTTGTATAAAGTACAATAGAAAGAAAACAAAACACAGCGGCTTCCTATTGGAAGCGGGAGCCGCTGTGTTACGGAGCTTAGCCGCGAGGTTGATCGAGCCGTGCAAGCTGCCTGTCGTGCCACCTTGAGAGCAGCCATAGGGCAATCAGCGTCCCGATCAATGTACATAACATATCCCATTGCGTGTCCCAAATATCGCCTTGCGTGCCCAAAAAAGTCTTTTGATGCCTTTCCTCCTTTGGAGATCATGGACACGAGCCATTCGATGATCTCATACAGGGCGGCGATGGCGAGCGACATGCTTGTGATGATCGTGAAAAGCCAAGCGCCGCGCGGCAACGGTGTTTTCCTCAGTAAAATTTCCCGGAGGACGATCGCAAATGTCCCTTTGAGGAAATGACCAAACCGGTCGTAATGGTTGCGTTCGAAATGGAACGCCTCTTTGATCCAGTTGAAAAAGGGAACTTTGGAGTAAATGTAATGGCCGCCGATCAACATGATGATCGCCAACATGGCGACGATGACATACGACATCGTTGTCAGCCGAAAGCGTTGGTAAAGGGCGGTCACGATCACAAGCCCAATGAGCGCCGGAGTGACCTCGAGCGCCCATACCGCATAACTGGTCGGGCGAATGGCCGACCAGACGAACACGGCGGCGACAATCAGCAATAACAATCCATGAACGCGGGTTTGTCTTGCCTGCTCCACTTGTTTTCCTCCTTGGAACAGCGAGATTTGTCTATGGTCATTATTCGGAAAAACACGGATTTTATACAAATCATTTTTCGAGAGTCGGTGATTGAAGGGAGAACGCCGCTTCATGGCACTATTTCTCAAATAGAAAAACCTTGCAGCATCAGTTCTTCCTTTCACACGTTCGCTCATCGATCAAGAGAAACAGTTGGTTTTCACCGGCCTTTTCGAGCGCCTGATGAAAACGGCGGAGTTTTCAAACGGTGATCAGGACTAGAAAGAAAGGGAGAAGAGGCCAGCGAGGTAAGACAGGAGGTTCGGGTAGGGAAACATTCCTAATTTTCGACGAGAACACGAATGTATATTCGCATTTGCTTCATTCAATGGTATAATGAAACATGCACAGCTATATGCAGGGTGGGCAGTGGCCACTCCCCGAATGAAAGGGGGTGGTGCTGATGGTGACGATTGCCGATGCGCTGACGCTCATGATTGCGTTTGCGTCGCTCGTCGTTGCGGTGATCGCCGTCGCAAAAGACAAAAAGTAACCCACCCTGCTAGGCCGAGGCGAGGGTAGGTTACGATGCCCGAGGCTTGGGCCACTGCGCTTCTTGCAGCGGCTGTGCATGCAGGGCATTGGTGGCCGCCAGTGCCCTGCTTTATTGTACGTTTCCGTTTCTTTTATTATACGCGTACAAAGTAGGTGATGACAAGAACTTTCCAAAAAGAGACGGCGAATATCGAAAAGAGGAAAAATGGTGTTGACTCTTTCGATTTTTTATAGTAAATTTCATATTGTCGTTCTGATGCTCAAAGCATGAAAGAAAAAAGAGCAAAAAAGCTTGACAAATATTTTGATTGGTTTATAATAAATATCGTCGCCATTGCCTAGTGGTGATAGCGGAGAGGAAACACTCGTTCCCATCCCGAACACGGAAGTTAAGCTCTCCAGCGCCGATGGTAGTTGGGGCCAGCGCCCCTGCAAGAGTAGGTCGCTGCTAGGCATAGAAGATGGAGTATTAGCTCAGCGGGAGAGCACCACGTTGACAGCGTGGGGGTCACTGGTTCGATCCCAGTATACTCCACCATGATGGGGCGTTAGTTCAGGGGGAGAACGCTTCGCTGGCAGCGAAGAGGTCAGGGGTTCAAATCCCCTACGCTCCATTGATCATGCGGTCGTGGCGGAATGGCAGACGCGCTAGGTTGAGGGCCTAGTGGGGGCAACCCCGTGGAGGTTCAAGTCCTCTCGACCGCATCGCTCCAAACAGTTACGGAGGAGTACCCAAGTCTGGCTGAAGGGGTCGGTTTCGAAAACCGATAGGGGTGTCACAGCCCGCGGGGGTTCGAATCCCTCCTCCTCCGCCATATAAAGTCGGAATTTCATATTATGCCGACTTAGCTCAATTGGTAGAGACGAGCATCCGCTTCATCGAATCAGCTGCGAGTTGCCTCGACGCATCCATCTTCCATGGAATAAGCGAGTAGAGGAAGAGGCACAGAGCTCAATAGCGAGCCAGTTTCCTGATCTGTATTATGCCGACTTAGCTCAATTGGTAGAGACGAGCATCCGCTTCATCGAATCAGCTGCGAGTTGCCTCGACGCATCCATCTTCCATGAATAAGCGAGTAGAGGAAGAGGCACAGAGCTCAATAGCGAGCCAGTTTCCTGATCTGTATTATGCCGACTTAGCTCAATTGGTAGAGCAACTGAATCGTAATCAGTAGGTTGCGGGTTCAAGTCCTGCAGTCGGCATCATTGATCACGGAGGGGTAGCGAAGTGGCTAAACGCGGCGGACTGTAAATCCGCTCCCTTTGGGTTCGGCGGTTCGAATCCGTCCCCCTCCATTTGTTTATTTCCTATAAGCGGGCCTATAGCTCAGCTGGTCAGAGCGCACGCCTGATAAGCGTGAGGTCGGTGGTTCAAGTCCACTTAGGCCCATCTCTTATGTTGGACGGCAAGAGTCATTCTTGCCGTTTTTGTATGATGGCTGACGGTGCAATGTGCTCCGTTTCTCATCCTGAACTGAGAAGTTCTTCGTTTCCACATGTGAGTAGCCGGCTTTCATTTTGTAGTAACAAGACATCGTTCATGCCTGCTATCCGGCGACGTAAGGGGGCTGACCCAAAAGGTCGTCTACCTTTAAGATAGGAACAACATATAGTGTGGCAGAAACAGTCAGTACGTATATATAGCGGTGAAAGAGGGTGTCCCGAAAGGATCGGGACACCCTCTTTTCTTGTTTGAACATCATTGCAAAGGTTGCCTTTGACATGGAACGGTCGTTCGGTTGCCTACTGGACATACTTCCCATAGTCCGGGACAGCGATGCGGTCAAAATCACGGGCGAGTTTTGTCAGTCCTTCGCGCAGCTCTTCGCCGGAGACAGGGGCGCCGTGCCCGGTGATGGCAACTGACGGAAGGAGCGCCGCTAACTTGCGCACTGACTCGCGGGCAGCGTCCCAATCGATGGTATAATAGCGCGGCGGGCCGCTAATCTCTGTTTGCTGGATCAATACTTTATACAGCGAGTCTTGACGGACGGTGACGAACGCGTCGCCGGCGATTAAGGCGGCATCGCGCGGCCGGAATAAGGAAATATGGCCTGGGGTGTGTCCCGGTGTGTGGATCCAGCGGAACTCCGGCAAGTGCGGGACGGTGCCGTCCGCAGGGAGCGGCTGGACGCGGTTGCCTAACTGAATCGGCTCGTTCGGAAAAAACGGTGAGATTTTGGCGATGAAGCCACCCTCGACGGAAGCGTCCGGCTCAGGGTAGCGGACTTTCCCAGTCAAATACGGGAGTTCGGCCGAGTGGGCATACACCGGGACGTTCCAATGTTCTACGAGCTCGACAATCGCCCCGACGTGGTCAAAATGGCCGTGGGTTAAAATAATGGCTTGCGGACGGCTGCCTTCTCCAAACCGTTGTTCCACAACAGAAATAATGTCATCCGCCGATCCCGGCATGCCAGCGTCGATCAAGACGAACGCGCGGTCGTCCGGGCGGCCGACAAGACAAATGTTCACGATTTGGATCGTATGGCAGTACAAATCGGGAAGCACGCTGACGCCGACACCGCTTGCTGCCGATGTCGCGGGAATGAAACGGTAGTCTTCTCCATAGTGCAGCTGTTCATCAGTCATCGAGATCCCCTCCTGCGAATGATCGTCCAACGATAGCATGCCGCACCATGGCATGACGTATACAAAACAGTGCCAGATCCATCAAGGAAATCCACTGTCTAACTCGACAAGGATCACCAAAGAATGGTACGATAGGGAAAAACGAATGGATAAAGGAGGCAAAGCGGATGAGCATTTTGAAAAAGGGGTTGGCGTTTGGGCTTGGACTAGCCATTGCCAGTAAAGAACAAGCGGAAAAATTGATCGATGAGTTGGTCAAAAAAGGAGAGCTGTCGCTCGATGAATCGAAAGAAGTGATCGACCAATGGAAGCAGCAAACCGAAGCGCGGAAAGCGGAAGTGCAGCGGCTTGTGCGTGAGCAAATCAAACAAGTGATTGACAAGCTTGATTTAGCGACGAAGGAAGATGTGCGGCAGCTCGAGGAACGGATCCGCCGCCTCGAAGAAAAGGAACAAAGCGGGCAGTAAACTGTTACCGGCTGTCCGCTTGCTTTTGGCCGTTGTAAGGGAGATGGTCGGATGATCGGGAAGCGGATGCGCCATATTGGCCGATACCATGAAATTGCTGTCGCCTTGCTTCGGCACGGGTTCGGGATGATTGTTGACGAGCTCGGTTTTTCGTCCTTTCTTTCCTTGCCGCCGCGCGGGCGGGCAGAACAGGGGAAGCGGGAAGGAAAGACGGTTGGGGAACGTCTCCGCCTTGTGCTTGAGGAGCTCGGCCCGACATTTATTAAGCTCGGGCAAATTGCCAGCACGCGGCCGGATTTGATTCCTGAATCGATCATCCGTGAGCTCGAAAAGCTGCAAGACCAAGTTCCGCCGTTTTCGTTTTCCGAGGTCCGCCGGATTGTGGAAGCGGAGTTAGGCGGTTCCCTAGAGGAGCTTTTTCGGTCATTTGACGAAACTCCGCTGGCGGCTGCTTCGCTCGGGCAAGTACATCGGGCCGTTCTTCCTTCCGGACAAGCTGTTGTGGTGAAAGTGCAGCGCCCGCATATTGCGGTGCGGATTGAGACGGATTTGGACATTTTGCAGGACTTAGCGATGCTCGCGGAACGGCGCTTAGATTGGGCGGCGTCTTATCGGCTATCTGAGATCGTTGATGAACTGGCCAAATCGCTGCGGCAAGAGCTCGATTATACGGTCGAGGCGCGTCACGCCGAAACGTTTGCGAGTCAATTTGCCGGTGATCCATCGATGTATGTCCCCGGCGTTTTTTGGGAATATACAACGAAAACGGTATTGACGATGGAATATGTGGAGGGAATTAAGCTCGGGGAAATCGAGCGGCTGAAAGAGAGCGGCTATTCGTTAAAAGCACTGGCGGAACGCTTGACTGTCTCAATGTTGAAGCAAATGTTCGAACATGGTTTTTTCCATGGTGATCCTCATCCTGGCAATGTATTCGTTCTCCCCGGCGGAGTGCTGGCCTTCATTGATTTCGGCTTAATGGGACGTCTCCGCCCGCA
Proteins encoded in this region:
- a CDS encoding bifunctional metallophosphatase/5'-nucleotidase; the protein is MKRSERWGKRMLSALAAAAVLAATPVGAAGAEKGAVEPASAHRYIEVQLLGINDFHGQLNVTRKVGGREVGRADYLAAYLKQREAENKNTLLVHAGDAVGASPPVSALLQDEPTIEVLNKLGFDVGTLGNHEFDEGVAEMLRLIHGGDHPVTGDFAGADFPYVSANVVDKETKQPILPPYVIQRVNGMPIGFIGVTLTDTPSIVTPSGVAGVKFIDEATAINKAVRELKKKGVQTIVVLAHNPGVSNPDGTNASGEIVDIANNIDDEVDVIFAGHNHAYLNAVVDGKLLVQSYSYGTAFSDVDLKIDPRTKDVVAKKAEIVTTYHDGITPDPEIRALVEKYEAKVAPLVNQVVGTAAETINDEQNESGESALGNLIADAQRATMNTDFAFMNPGGIRADIEQGEVTWGELYSVQPFNNQLVKMTLTGAQIRQLLNQQWQPAQTRMLQISGLRYTWDDRKPAGKKVVDIQLPDGTPLNPDGEYTVTVNSFLADGGDGFTVLTQGTNREVGPVDLDALVSYIRGLEQPFSARIEGRINRLP
- the pepT gene encoding peptidase T: MKQELIERFTRYVKVNTQSDPESDTCPSTQGQWELANMLVEELKAIGMEEVTVDENGYVMATLPANTDKNVPVIGFLAHMDTAPEFTGANVNPQLIDSYDGGDIVLNKEQGIILSPNDFPELAHYKGHTLITTDGTTLLGADDKAGIAEIMTAMHYLIQHPDIKHGKVRVAFTPDEEIGRGPHKFDVAKFGAQFAYTVDGGPLGELEYESFNAAEAKITIKGKNVHPGTAKGKMINSIKIAMEFQQQLPANEAPEHTEGYEGFYHLLSFQGNVEETKLHYIIRDFDRESFEARKTNMKDIASSLAQKYGSNRISIELNDQYYNMREKIEPVRHIVDIAHEAMTNLGIEPKVKPIRGGTDGSQLSYMGLPTPNIFAGGENFHGRYEYISADNMVKAAEVIVEIIKLFEQKAS
- a CDS encoding threonine synthase: MSFSYVSHLYCPKCEHTYDVDHVHQLCECGSPLLVAYDLEAMRQEVVREALKEREPSLWRYHELLPVKRPEHIVSLGEGMTPLVPMPRLGRNIGIDSLYMKDEGVIPTGTFKARGAAVGVSKAKELGVKQLAMPTNGNAGAAWSLYASRAGIRATVVMPVDAPELTRKECAIAGAELYFVNGLISDAGQIVAKAIRECGWYDASTLKEPYRIEGKKTMGLEIAEQFSWQLPDVILYPTGGGVGLIGIYKAIKELQALGWVSGKMPRLVAVQAEHCAPIVKAWNEKKRESEFWPNSHTVAFGINVPKALGDFLVLEAVYETDGCAIAISDKDILAEQRAVANLEGAFICPEGAAAFAAARKLRGSGWIRDGETVVVLNTGTGLKYADLIQVAPPVLERGDELPRSGR
- a CDS encoding sulfite oxidase-like oxidoreductase → MTKQLPPGQFETEKWPILHEGDVYKFDEATWEFRLFGEVKKEVSFSYQEVMALSKTISTVDMHCVTTWSKFDTTFEGIAFREFLRFVELEPDVKYVKIYGYLNGDRFGYSANLPLDALMSDDALFVYRWKDNHHDWQDISPKHGYPLRFIPPATFYLWKGAKWASGIRFMKEDEPGYWEERGYSMTANPFKEERFAESTARFRFW
- a CDS encoding DUF6044 family protein produces the protein MAVQSERRWILFALGVIALYVSPLFILGENAHIRVHDNLDSNIAWYKVLAESGQITGPLDANIPQIANGELSRNALGSELTGIVWLHALFPTMTAYALSQTITRVVAFLGMYLLLKTHFLPEPRWMAVRIGVALAFALTLFWPSGMLSTLGMPLALWAFLNIRKGERSWKNYAVLTLLPFYSSFVLGFFFFLAAMGALWLLDVLRGKGWNIHFFLSIAYMTLLYLLVEYRLAYSFLWEDEPTSRDEYFHARLTFWHCVRLTWKNFLLGHHHVMTEHTFFILPVWFIALFLIYANQRWKEERVFLFLFGLNFALSAWYAFWFYKGWLPLTERFHFLDTFNFARFHFLRPLIIYVQFALALKIMWQSSEKGKTWAKRLLAAQIILVFLINEELVFRYEPTVKQFYAEEQFQQIKQYIGLPVSEYRVVSIGLHPAIAQYNGFYTLDTYNNFYPLSYKYEFRKIIERELAKSKTIRTYFDEWGGRCYIFTSELGKRYMFTKQSKKRLKNLQLNTRQLKKMGGRYLFSAVPIDNAAENRLVLEKVFTSDESAWTIYLYKVQ
- a CDS encoding putative holin-like toxin, which produces MVTIADALTLMIAFASLVVAVIAVAKDKK
- a CDS encoding MBL fold metallo-hydrolase, coding for MTDEQLHYGEDYRFIPATSAASGVGVSVLPDLYCHTIQIVNICLVGRPDDRAFVLIDAGMPGSADDIISVVEQRFGEGSRPQAIILTHGHFDHVGAIVELVEHWNVPVYAHSAELPYLTGKVRYPEPDASVEGGFIAKISPFFPNEPIQLGNRVQPLPADGTVPHLPEFRWIHTPGHTPGHISLFRPRDAALIAGDAFVTVRQDSLYKVLIQQTEISGPPRYYTIDWDAARESVRKLAALLPSVAITGHGAPVSGEELREGLTKLARDFDRIAVPDYGKYVQ
- a CDS encoding phasin family protein; the protein is MSILKKGLAFGLGLAIASKEQAEKLIDELVKKGELSLDESKEVIDQWKQQTEARKAEVQRLVREQIKQVIDKLDLATKEDVRQLEERIRRLEEKEQSGQ
- a CDS encoding ABC1 kinase family protein, with translation MIGKRMRHIGRYHEIAVALLRHGFGMIVDELGFSSFLSLPPRGRAEQGKREGKTVGERLRLVLEELGPTFIKLGQIASTRPDLIPESIIRELEKLQDQVPPFSFSEVRRIVEAELGGSLEELFRSFDETPLAAASLGQVHRAVLPSGQAVVVKVQRPHIAVRIETDLDILQDLAMLAERRLDWAASYRLSEIVDELAKSLRQELDYTVEARHAETFASQFAGDPSMYVPGVFWEYTTKTVLTMEYVEGIKLGEIERLKESGYSLKALAERLTVSMLKQMFEHGFFHGDPHPGNVFVLPGGVLAFIDFGLMGRLRPHVKHHLSSLVIALMRQNTDGVLNAIYGLGLVPDEVDEGKLRDDMDELREKYYRVPLGEVSLGEAVGDLLTVAFQHGIRIPSDLTLLGKALLTVEGVVETLDPQFRVMDVAEPFGKKLLKERLRPDRVAETAWKRVADYGELLLRLPDSVKELTKVMRRGKLQLEMTASDLEALLRKLDQISNRLSISIVLLSVSIVMAGMMIASSLGRQSMMLWKIPVIEIGFGIVAIMFGWLLYSIFRSGKL